In Euphorbia lathyris chromosome 10, ddEupLath1.1, whole genome shotgun sequence, a single genomic region encodes these proteins:
- the LOC136209027 gene encoding uncharacterized protein: MDVNSDSKQEALRLKTIAETKYTNSNLKSALKYAKKAHRLCPDLDHLSSMLTAFKILLLATKTDSDITDWYTILQVEPFSHINTIRKQYKKLALILHPDKNSYLGCEEAFKLVGEGFRILSDKIRRKEYDMKLRIKLQEESTNHNSVVETFWTSCSRCRLLHQFERKYLGHNLMCPGCKKSFVAMEVEEREEEDNEVEETVRVWSERLRRKVVDEKGLGSEGNEKLSRRGEKGDSVGLRKVGGGGRMEDETIMSLKLKLKEGSSGRLRRKMSSTSDEVLEESKPVKTKLVEDMTLAQMQREVKLKALGEKEKLKEKQEDARNELIENEKEEKLRDLMKLGDMKNKKKRVLEKSVVMKLDVRSTLDKRRYVATERGGTLRKCVTLKVERRRGLKSGDLEIMAAEGSKFYDFDTDRAENVFKKGQVWAIYNDERIPRRYGLIDEVVSMNPFVVELSWLDLQSNGDEGLTHWEEMGFYVSCGRFKVSRTASINSLNIFSHIVDCERAAREVYRIYPKKGSVWAIHSEVDLHLEERNPSARDKKSYEIAVFLTTYSEMHGLSMAYLEKVDGFRAVFKRREVGCHAIRLLEKDDIRLLSHQIPAKRLSGDEIPALLKDCWELDPALLPVHLLTDD, encoded by the coding sequence ATGGATGTGAACTCAGACTCAAAACAAGAAGCTCTCCGCCTCAAAACCATAGCAGAGACCAAATACACCAATTCCAACCTCAAATCCGCCCTCAAATATGCTAAGAAAGCCCACCGTCTCTGTCCAGACCTCGATCATCTCTCATCAATGCTCACTGCCTTCAAAATTCTCCTATTGGCCACCAAGACCGACTCCGACATCACTGACTGGTACACAATTCTCCAGGTAGAACCTTTCTCCCACATTAACACAATCAGAAAACAATATAAGAAGTTGGCTTTAATCTTGCACCCTGATAAAAACTCGTATTTAGGATGTGAAGAAGCATTTAAACTTGTGGGCGAGGGGTTTAGGATTTTGTCTGACAAAATTAGAAGGAAAGAATATGACATGAAATTGAGAATAAAACTTCAGGAGGAGAGCACTAATCATAACTCTGTAGTGGAGACGTTTTGGACCTCATGTTCGAGGTGTAGGCTTTTGCATCAGTTTGAGAGGAAGTATTTAGGGCACAATTTGATGTGCCCTGGTTGTAAGAAGAGTTTTGTGGCTATGGAAGTGGAAGAAAGGGAGGAGGAGGATAATGAGGTTGAGGAAACTGTTAGAGTATGGAGTGAGCGGCTGAGGAGAAAAGTTGTTGACGAAAAGGGATTGGGGTCTGAAGGGAATGAGAAGTTGAGTCGGAGGGGTGAAAAGGGAGACAGTGTGGGCTTGAGGAAAGTAGGTGGTGGTGGTCGAATGGAGGATGAGACAATTATGAGTTTAAAATTAAAGTTGAAAGAGGGAAGTTCTGGGAGATTGAGGAGGAAAATGAGCagcacttctgatgaagttttGGAGGAATCAAAGCCAGTGAAGACAAAACTTGTGGAGGATATGACACTTGCACAGATGCAACGAGAAGTAAAATTGAAGGCTCTAGGAGAGAAGGAAAAGTTGAAGGAGAAGCAAGAGGATGCAAGAAATGAGTTAATAGAAAATGAGAAAGAGGAAAAACTTCGGGActtgatgaagcttggagacatgaagaataagaaaaaaagaGTTTTGGAGAAGAGTGTGGTGATGAAACTTGATGTGAGAAGCACTTTGGACAAGAGAAGGTATGTGGCAACTGAGAGGGGTGGTACATTGAGGAAGTGCGTAACTCTGAAAGTTGAGCGCCGCAGGGGTTTGAAGAGTGGGGATTTGGAGATCATGGCAGCTGAAGGTTCGAAATTCTATGACTTCGATACAGATAGAGCAGAGAATGTTTTTAAAAAAGGACAGGTATGGGCTATATACAATGATGAAAGAATACCAAGGCGTTATGGTTTGATTGATGAAGTTGTTTCTATGAATCCTTTTGTGGTGGAGTTAAGTTGGTTGGATCTTCAAAGTAATGGGGATGAAGGGTTGACTCATTGGGAGGAAATGGGATTTTATGTCTCTTGTGGGAGGTTTAAGGTTTCTCGAACGGCAAGCATTAACTCCCTGAATATCTTTTCCCATATTGTTGATTGTGAAAGGGCAGCAAGAGAAGTTTACAGGATATACCCAAAAAAGGGTTCAGTATGGGCAATTCATAGTGAAGTAGATTTGCATCTGGAAGAAAGAAATCCATCAGCTAGAGATAAGAAATCCTATGAAATTGCTGTATTTCTAACCACTTATAGTGAAATGCATGGGTTGAGCATGGCCTACCTTGAAAAAGTTGATGGTTTCAGGGCTGTATTTAAGAGACGTGAAGTTGGATGCCATGCTATTAGATTGCTTGAAAAAGATGATATTCGGCTGCTTTCACATCAGATTCCTGCAAAAAGGCTTTCTGGCGATGAGATCCCTGCTCTTTTGAAGGACTGTTGGGAACTTGATCCTGCATTGCTTCCTGTACATTTGCTTACTGATGATTGA